One genomic window of Geodermatophilus sp. DSM 44513 includes the following:
- a CDS encoding ribonuclease HII: MALRTTPAPPGTALRAPGATASGDRPDALWDMERALRRRGFAAVAGADEAGRGACAGPLVAAACVLPAGRRGRVPGLADSKLLTAAARERVYEEVVQRAQAWSVVVLPVADLDARGMHVTNIEALRRAVWGLDPGADYVLTDGFPVPGLARPALAVWKGDRVAACVAAASVLAKVTRDRIMLDLHERWPQYDFAVHKGYSTAAHDAALRRHGPCPAHRARFVNVARARAAHAGRGLQLTGSAAMVDDGAMPPVSGEPR; this comes from the coding sequence ATGGCCCTCCGCACCACCCCAGCACCTCCCGGGACGGCGCTGCGCGCCCCCGGCGCGACCGCCTCCGGGGACCGGCCCGACGCGCTCTGGGACATGGAACGCGCGCTGCGCCGCCGTGGGTTCGCCGCGGTCGCCGGTGCCGACGAGGCCGGCCGCGGGGCCTGCGCCGGCCCGCTGGTCGCCGCCGCCTGCGTCCTGCCGGCCGGCCGCCGCGGCCGGGTGCCCGGCCTGGCCGACTCCAAGCTGCTCACGGCCGCGGCACGGGAGCGGGTCTACGAGGAGGTCGTGCAGCGGGCGCAGGCGTGGTCGGTGGTCGTCCTGCCGGTCGCCGACCTCGACGCGCGCGGCATGCACGTGACCAACATCGAGGCCCTGCGCCGCGCGGTGTGGGGCCTGGACCCCGGCGCGGACTACGTGCTCACCGACGGCTTCCCGGTCCCGGGGTTGGCCCGTCCGGCGCTGGCGGTGTGGAAGGGCGACCGGGTGGCGGCGTGCGTGGCGGCGGCGTCGGTGCTGGCCAAGGTCACCCGGGACCGCATCATGCTGGACCTGCACGAGCGCTGGCCGCAGTACGACTTCGCCGTCCACAAGGGCTACAGCACCGCGGCACACGACGCCGCCCTCCGGCGTCACGGGCCCTGCCCGGCGCACCGCGCGCGGTTCGTCAACGTGGCGCGGGCCCGTGCGGCACACGCCGGTCGGGGACTCCAGCTGACCGGCTCCGCGGCGATGGTCGATGATGGGGCCATGCCCCCTGTCTCCGGAGAGCCGCGATGA
- the rplS gene encoding 50S ribosomal protein L19: MNTLDVLDADSLRDDIPQFRPGDTVKVHVRVIEGNRSRIQVFQGVVIRRQNGGIRETFTVRKVSFGVGVERTFPVHTPVVEKIEVLTRGDVRRAKLYYLRELRGKAAKIKEKRETVAR, translated from the coding sequence ATGAACACCCTGGACGTACTCGACGCCGACTCCCTGCGCGACGACATCCCCCAGTTCCGCCCGGGCGACACGGTGAAGGTGCACGTGCGCGTCATCGAGGGCAACCGCTCGCGCATCCAGGTCTTCCAGGGCGTGGTCATCCGCCGCCAGAACGGCGGCATCCGCGAGACCTTCACCGTCCGCAAGGTCAGCTTCGGCGTCGGCGTGGAGCGCACCTTCCCGGTGCACACCCCGGTCGTGGAGAAGATCGAGGTCCTGACCCGCGGTGACGTGCGCCGGGCCAAGCTGTACTACCTGCGCGAGCTGCGCGGCAAGGCCGCCAAGATCAAGGAGAAGCGCGAGACCGTCGCGCGCTGA
- a CDS encoding RNA-binding protein, with product MLEEALEHLVKGIVDHPEEVTVDLLTNRRGKTLEVRVHPDDLGKVIGRGGRTARALRTVMTGVGGRGLRVDVVDTDGR from the coding sequence GTGCTCGAAGAGGCGCTCGAGCACCTGGTCAAGGGCATCGTGGACCACCCCGAGGAGGTCACGGTCGACCTGCTGACCAACCGTCGCGGCAAGACCCTCGAGGTCCGGGTGCACCCCGACGACCTCGGCAAGGTCATCGGCCGCGGTGGGCGCACCGCGCGGGCGCTGCGCACGGTGATGACCGGGGTGGGCGGCCGGGGCCTGCGGGTCGACGTCGTCGACACCGACGGGCGCTGA
- a CDS encoding NUDIX hydrolase, with amino-acid sequence MGDRPRVRAAARVLVLDPAGRVLLFGARLRDLATPPGPVLYWYTPGGRVETGETVRAAAVRELAEEIGLVVQPAQLEGPVWLRRAVAPLLGEPVDARETYFLLRDVVHRVDVRGQTELEAHEDQPHRWWSAEEIAASTEVFVPAGLAASLPELAAGPWTGPPRFAG; translated from the coding sequence GTGGGTGACCGCCCGCGGGTGCGGGCCGCCGCCCGGGTGCTCGTGCTCGACCCCGCGGGGCGGGTGCTGCTCTTCGGCGCCCGGCTCCGCGACCTGGCCACACCGCCCGGCCCCGTCCTGTACTGGTACACCCCCGGCGGCAGGGTCGAGACCGGCGAGACGGTGCGTGCGGCGGCCGTGCGCGAGCTGGCCGAGGAGATCGGCCTGGTGGTGCAGCCGGCGCAGCTGGAGGGCCCGGTCTGGCTGCGGCGCGCGGTCGCGCCCCTGCTCGGCGAGCCGGTGGACGCGCGGGAGACCTACTTCCTGCTCCGCGACGTGGTGCACCGGGTGGACGTGCGCGGCCAGACCGAGCTGGAGGCCCACGAGGACCAGCCGCACCGGTGGTGGAGCGCCGAGGAGATCGCCGCGAGCACCGAGGTGTTCGTGCCCGCCGGTCTCGCCGCGTCGCTGCCGGAGCTGGCCGCCGGACCGTGGACGGGGCCGCCGCGTTTCGCCGGCTGA
- the rpsP gene encoding 30S ribosomal protein S16: MATKIKLMRLGKMRAPYYRIVVADSRTKREGRVIETIGKYHPKEEPSFIEVDSERAQYWLGVGAQPTEPVAAIFRVTGDWQRFKGEAAPPPMRVAAPKPDKKAIYEDAVRNSGGEEPAAGATTPKKKAAPRAESPADTVAEAAGAGGEGAASGGAPTTAAE; encoded by the coding sequence GTGGCCACCAAGATCAAGCTCATGCGTCTGGGCAAGATGCGTGCCCCGTACTACCGCATCGTCGTCGCCGACTCCCGCACCAAGCGCGAGGGCCGGGTCATCGAGACGATCGGCAAGTACCACCCCAAGGAGGAGCCCTCCTTCATCGAGGTCGACTCCGAGCGGGCGCAGTACTGGCTGGGTGTCGGTGCCCAGCCGACCGAGCCGGTCGCGGCCATCTTCCGGGTCACCGGCGACTGGCAGAGGTTCAAGGGCGAGGCCGCGCCGCCGCCCATGCGCGTCGCCGCCCCGAAGCCGGACAAGAAGGCCATCTACGAGGACGCCGTCCGCAACTCCGGAGGCGAGGAGCCGGCCGCCGGCGCCACCACCCCGAAGAAGAAGGCCGCCCCGCGGGCCGAGTCGCCCGCCGACACGGTGGCCGAGGCCGCCGGTGCCGGCGGCGAGGGCGCGGCCTCCGGTGGTGCTCCCACGACGGCCGCCGAGTAG
- the lepB gene encoding signal peptidase I produces MSSNRPGGPADVVPEGEDPRATGSTADTGPLSGTSGRHGRRGGKEEKGSLLRELPVLLLTAFVLALLVKTFLVQAFFIPSGSMEQTLRGCPGCTGDRVLVNKVPYWFGEPEPGDIVVFEGPESWTPEVQVAEPENWAASSLLWLGRAIGVAPPSEDDFVKRVIATGGQTVQCCDAEGRVTVDGEPLEEPYIFENTPLESRAFGPVTVPEGRLWVMGDHRSASADSTHHIGDQWSGTVAVDDVVGRAALIVWPLDRIGTLAAPDIQGTEAAARPMPVSGPAAAAAPYALGLVGAVPLTAWRRRRRSRPH; encoded by the coding sequence ATGAGCAGCAACCGGCCCGGAGGGCCCGCCGACGTCGTCCCGGAGGGGGAGGACCCCCGGGCGACCGGGTCCACCGCCGACACCGGCCCCCTCAGCGGGACCTCCGGGCGCCACGGACGCCGGGGTGGCAAGGAGGAGAAGGGCTCGCTGCTGCGTGAGCTGCCGGTGCTCCTGCTGACCGCCTTCGTGCTGGCGCTGCTGGTGAAGACCTTCCTCGTCCAGGCGTTCTTCATCCCGTCGGGCTCCATGGAGCAGACGCTGCGCGGCTGCCCCGGCTGCACCGGCGATCGCGTGCTGGTCAACAAGGTGCCCTACTGGTTCGGCGAGCCCGAGCCCGGCGACATCGTCGTGTTCGAGGGGCCGGAGAGCTGGACGCCGGAGGTGCAGGTGGCCGAGCCCGAGAACTGGGCCGCCAGCAGCCTGCTGTGGCTGGGCCGCGCCATCGGGGTGGCCCCCCCCAGCGAGGACGACTTCGTCAAGCGGGTCATCGCCACCGGTGGGCAGACGGTGCAGTGCTGCGACGCCGAGGGCCGGGTCACGGTGGACGGCGAGCCGCTCGAGGAGCCCTACATCTTCGAGAACACCCCGCTGGAGAGCCGCGCGTTCGGGCCGGTCACCGTCCCCGAGGGCCGGCTGTGGGTCATGGGTGACCACCGCTCGGCCTCCGCGGATTCCACGCACCACATCGGCGACCAGTGGTCCGGGACGGTCGCGGTGGACGACGTCGTGGGCAGGGCCGCGCTGATCGTCTGGCCGCTGGACCGGATCGGCACCCTGGCCGCACCGGACATCCAGGGCACCGAGGCCGCCGCCCGGCCGATGCCGGTCTCCGGCCCGGCCGCGGCCGCGGCGCCGTACGCGCTGGGCCTGGTGGGGGCCGTGCCGCTCACCGCCTGGCGACGACGGCGCCGCTCGCGTCCCCACTGA
- a CDS encoding response regulator transcription factor, with product MSAPMANAARGVTRVLILADAPVLRRGLVSMVNETAGMQSVGTPGELRRALTLVETARPDAVVVELGPGRAATLNACRDLRRRYPRVTIVALGTSEDPAVVNEALAAGVRGYLMINTSPTLLGWAILAARAGRTVVDPQIRRVEPSGAPVAKPFTPEVPLTRRESDVLDELLQGQSNRQIGRNLFISEDTVKSHVKAILRKLGARDRAHAVSLVLSSRTPAACTCSTLALAPAEA from the coding sequence GTGTCCGCACCCATGGCGAACGCCGCCCGTGGCGTCACCCGCGTGCTCATCCTCGCCGATGCGCCGGTCCTGCGCCGTGGGCTGGTCAGCATGGTCAACGAGACCGCCGGCATGCAGTCGGTCGGCACCCCGGGCGAGCTGCGCCGCGCCCTCACGCTGGTGGAGACCGCCCGCCCCGACGCGGTGGTCGTGGAGCTGGGTCCCGGCCGCGCCGCCACCCTCAACGCCTGCCGCGACCTGCGCCGCCGGTACCCGCGGGTGACGATCGTGGCCCTGGGCACCTCCGAGGACCCGGCCGTGGTGAACGAGGCGCTGGCCGCCGGCGTCCGCGGCTACCTCATGATCAACACCTCGCCGACCCTGCTGGGCTGGGCCATCCTGGCCGCCCGCGCCGGCCGCACCGTCGTGGACCCGCAGATCCGCCGGGTCGAGCCGTCGGGCGCTCCGGTCGCCAAGCCGTTCACCCCCGAGGTGCCGCTGACCCGCCGCGAGTCCGACGTCCTCGACGAGCTGCTGCAGGGCCAGTCCAACCGCCAGATCGGCCGCAACCTGTTCATCAGCGAGGACACCGTCAAGTCCCACGTCAAGGCGATCCTGCGCAAGCTCGGTGCCCGCGACCGGGCCCACGCGGTCTCCCTGGTGCTGTCCTCGCGCACCCCCGCGGCGTGCACCTGCAGCACCCTCGCCCTGGCCCCCGCCGAGGCCTGA
- a CDS encoding DUF2469 domain-containing protein yields MSTEDLEKYETEMELQLYREYRDIVRQFTYVVETERRFYLANSVDLQVREAAGEVYFELKLSDAWVWDMYRPARFVRNVRVLTFKDVNVEELDKPDLELPEGPRLT; encoded by the coding sequence ATGAGCACCGAGGACCTGGAGAAGTACGAGACCGAGATGGAGCTGCAGCTCTATCGCGAGTACCGGGACATCGTCCGGCAGTTCACCTACGTGGTGGAGACCGAGCGCCGGTTCTACCTGGCCAACTCCGTGGACCTGCAGGTGCGCGAGGCCGCCGGCGAGGTCTACTTCGAGCTCAAGCTCTCCGACGCCTGGGTCTGGGACATGTACCGGCCGGCCCGCTTCGTGCGCAACGTCCGGGTGCTGACGTTCAAGGACGTCAACGTCGAGGAGCTGGACAAGCCCGACCTCGAGCTGCCCGAGGGCCCCCGGCTGACCTGA
- the rimM gene encoding ribosome maturation factor RimM (Essential for efficient processing of 16S rRNA) codes for MDPEPDDTVVVGRIGRPHGVRGEVTVEVRTDDPDLRFAPGSVLRTDPAGRGPLTVVGHRWNGQVLLLALDGVVSREAAEELRNTELHVPVAELPPLEDDVFYDHQLVGLTARLPDGAELGTVDAVRHEGAELLVVRRVGGGELLVPFVTAIVPTVDLAGGSLVVDPPEGLLDL; via the coding sequence GTGGACCCAGAGCCCGACGACACCGTGGTGGTCGGCCGCATCGGCCGGCCCCACGGTGTCCGCGGGGAGGTGACCGTGGAGGTGCGCACCGACGACCCCGATCTCCGGTTCGCCCCCGGCAGCGTGCTGCGCACCGACCCCGCCGGCCGCGGCCCGCTGACCGTCGTGGGGCACCGCTGGAACGGCCAGGTGCTGCTGCTGGCCCTCGACGGGGTGGTCAGCCGCGAGGCCGCCGAGGAGCTGCGCAACACCGAGCTGCACGTGCCGGTGGCCGAGCTCCCGCCGCTCGAGGACGACGTCTTCTACGACCACCAGCTCGTCGGCCTGACCGCCCGGCTGCCCGACGGCGCGGAGCTCGGCACCGTCGACGCGGTCCGCCACGAGGGTGCCGAGCTGCTCGTCGTCCGCCGGGTCGGCGGCGGGGAGCTGCTGGTGCCGTTCGTCACCGCGATCGTGCCGACCGTCGACCTCGCCGGTGGCTCCCTCGTCGTGGACCCGCCCGAGGGGCTGCTCGACCTGTGA
- the trmD gene encoding tRNA (guanosine(37)-N1)-methyltransferase TrmD — MSPPFRVDVITIFPEYLAPLRQSLLGRAAERGLVAVGVHDLRQWTDDLHRTVDDAPYGGGPGMVMKPEPWARALEAVRPPGTRLVVPTPAGRPFTQALATQWAAEPGLVFACGRYEGIDQRVADWAAGAGPVSEVSIGDYVLAGGESAVLVMVEAVTRLLPGVVGNRESVEYDSHADGLLEGPAYTRPASWRGHDVPSVLLSGDHAAIARWRRAESLRRTAARRPDLLAALPDGALGEADRAVLDAGG, encoded by the coding sequence GTGAGCCCGCCGTTCCGGGTCGACGTCATCACCATCTTCCCCGAGTACCTCGCCCCGCTGCGCCAGTCGCTGCTGGGCCGGGCCGCCGAGCGCGGCCTGGTCGCCGTCGGCGTGCACGACCTGCGGCAGTGGACCGACGACCTGCACCGCACCGTGGACGACGCCCCCTACGGCGGCGGCCCCGGCATGGTGATGAAGCCCGAGCCGTGGGCCCGGGCGCTGGAGGCCGTCCGCCCGCCGGGCACCCGGCTGGTCGTGCCCACCCCGGCGGGCCGACCGTTCACGCAGGCCCTGGCCACGCAGTGGGCGGCCGAGCCGGGCCTGGTCTTCGCCTGCGGCCGCTACGAGGGCATCGACCAGCGGGTCGCCGACTGGGCGGCGGGGGCCGGGCCGGTGTCGGAGGTCTCGATCGGGGACTACGTGCTGGCCGGCGGCGAGTCCGCCGTGCTCGTCATGGTGGAGGCGGTGACCCGGCTGCTGCCCGGCGTCGTCGGCAACCGGGAGTCCGTGGAGTACGACTCGCACGCCGACGGCCTGCTGGAGGGCCCGGCCTACACCCGGCCGGCCTCCTGGCGCGGCCACGACGTCCCGTCGGTGCTGCTGTCCGGCGACCACGCCGCCATCGCGCGGTGGCGGCGGGCGGAGTCGCTGCGGCGGACGGCGGCCCGCCGGCCGGACCTGCTGGCCGCGCTGCCCGACGGGGCGCTGGGCGAGGCCGACCGCGCCGTCCTCGACGCGGGTGGGTGA
- a CDS encoding YifB family Mg chelatase-like AAA ATPase, translated as MTLARTWSVGLAGVHGAMVDVEVDLSSGVPGVVLVGLPDAVVRQSVDRVRAAVVNAGGRWPMRRITIGLSPASMPKQGSGFDLALAAAVLAADGAVPAASVDRLVLVGELGLDGSVRAVRGVLPAVLAAARAGHPTVVVPTGNAGEAALVEGVEVLAAGTLTEVVAHLTGRAPLPRHTRGPLPPAPPGPDLGDVVGQPVGRRAVEVAAAGGHHLFLSGPPGAGKTMLAERLPGLLPPLDEQAALEVTAIHSVAGTLPPDSPLVTRPTFEAPHHSATMAALVGGGSGLIRPGALCRAHRGVLFLDEAPEFPRAVLDTLRQPLERGSVTISRASGAATFPCRAQLVLAANPCPCASAAGDTACTCSPLERRRYQTRLSGPLLDRIDLRVDLPAVTRAAWLEVGAAPEPTSVVAGRVARAREAAAARLHGTGLAVNSQVPGRLLRERWSPPRPALRLVERALERGALSVRGHDRVLRVAWTLADLAGRTVPAADDVAEALGLRLQRTAA; from the coding sequence GTGACGCTGGCGCGGACCTGGTCGGTCGGCCTGGCCGGCGTGCACGGCGCGATGGTCGACGTCGAGGTGGACCTGTCCTCCGGCGTGCCCGGCGTGGTGCTCGTCGGGCTCCCCGACGCCGTCGTGCGCCAGTCGGTGGACCGGGTGCGGGCGGCGGTGGTCAACGCCGGCGGGAGGTGGCCGATGCGCCGGATCACCATCGGGCTGTCCCCGGCCTCGATGCCCAAGCAGGGCAGCGGCTTCGACCTGGCACTGGCCGCCGCCGTCCTCGCGGCCGACGGCGCGGTGCCGGCGGCGTCGGTGGACCGGCTGGTGCTGGTCGGGGAGCTCGGGCTCGACGGTTCGGTGCGCGCCGTCCGCGGTGTGCTGCCCGCCGTCCTCGCCGCCGCCCGCGCCGGGCACCCCACGGTGGTCGTGCCCACGGGCAACGCCGGGGAGGCCGCGCTGGTCGAGGGCGTCGAGGTGCTGGCCGCCGGCACGCTCACCGAGGTCGTCGCCCACCTGACCGGGCGGGCGCCGCTGCCCCGGCACACCCGCGGCCCGCTGCCCCCGGCGCCCCCGGGCCCGGACCTGGGCGACGTCGTCGGCCAGCCGGTCGGCCGCCGCGCGGTCGAGGTCGCGGCCGCCGGCGGGCACCACCTGTTCCTCAGCGGGCCCCCCGGAGCCGGCAAGACGATGCTCGCCGAGCGGTTGCCCGGGCTGCTGCCGCCGCTGGACGAGCAAGCGGCCCTGGAGGTCACCGCCATCCACTCCGTCGCCGGGACGCTGCCGCCGGACTCCCCACTGGTGACCCGCCCGACCTTCGAGGCCCCGCACCACTCGGCGACGATGGCCGCACTCGTCGGTGGCGGGTCGGGGCTGATCCGCCCCGGCGCGCTGTGCCGGGCCCACCGCGGGGTGCTGTTCCTGGACGAGGCGCCGGAGTTCCCGCGGGCGGTGCTCGACACACTGCGCCAGCCGCTGGAGCGCGGGTCGGTGACCATCTCGCGGGCCAGCGGTGCGGCCACCTTCCCGTGCCGCGCCCAGCTGGTGCTGGCGGCCAACCCCTGCCCGTGCGCCAGCGCCGCCGGGGACACCGCCTGCACCTGCAGCCCGCTGGAGCGCCGGCGGTACCAGACCCGGCTGTCCGGCCCGCTGCTGGACCGCATCGACCTGCGCGTCGACCTCCCTGCGGTCACCCGGGCCGCCTGGCTGGAGGTGGGCGCGGCCCCCGAGCCGACCTCCGTCGTCGCCGGCCGGGTCGCCCGCGCCCGGGAGGCCGCGGCGGCCCGACTGCACGGCACCGGCCTGGCGGTGAACAGCCAGGTCCCCGGCCGGTTGCTGCGGGAGCGGTGGTCACCACCGCGCCCGGCGCTGCGGCTGGTCGAGCGTGCCCTGGAGCGCGGGGCGCTGTCGGTCCGCGGCCACGACCGCGTGCTCCGGGTGGCCTGGACGCTCGCCGACCTGGCCGGCCGGACGGTCCCGGCGGCGGACGACGTCGCCGAGGCCCTCGGCCTGCGCCTGCAGCGGACCGCCGCATGA
- a CDS encoding YraN family protein, with protein MSTTSDLGTHGERIAAAYLTDRGLRVLDRNWRCREGELDIVAREGDALVFCEVKTRRAVGFGHPAEAVGHAKQRRLRTLAQRWLAAHDEHAPDLRFDVVAVLVRAGRPALVTHLRAAFS; from the coding sequence GTGTCCACCACATCCGACCTCGGCACCCACGGTGAGCGCATCGCCGCCGCCTACCTGACCGACCGCGGCCTGCGGGTCCTCGACCGCAACTGGCGGTGCCGCGAGGGCGAGCTCGACATCGTCGCCCGCGAGGGCGACGCGCTGGTCTTCTGCGAGGTCAAGACGCGCCGCGCGGTCGGCTTCGGGCACCCCGCGGAGGCCGTCGGGCACGCCAAGCAGCGCCGGCTGCGCACGCTGGCCCAGCGGTGGCTGGCCGCGCACGACGAGCACGCGCCGGACCTCCGCTTCGACGTCGTCGCCGTGCTGGTGCGCGCCGGCCGACCGGCCCTGGTCACCCACCTGCGGGCGGCGTTCTCGTGA